GACCTTGCCGTTGCCGCGCACCGGGCCGTCGAGGCGCTGCAGGTTGCAGTTGACGACGAAGGTGAGGTTGTCCAGGTTCTCCCGGGCCGCGATGGTCAGCTGGCCGAGCGACTCCGGCTCGTCCATCTCGCCGTCGCCGAGGAAGGCCCACACGTGCGACTTGGAGGTGTCGGCGATGCCGCGGGCCGCCATGTAGCGGTTCATCCGGGCCTGGTAGATCGCGCCGAGCGGGCCGAGGCCCATCGAGACCGTCGGGAACTCCCAGAAGTCCGGCATCAGCCGCGGGTGCGGGTACGAGGACAGCCCGTTGGGGTACTTCGACTTCTCCTGGCGGAAGGCGTCGAGCTGGGTCTCGTTCAGCCGGTCGAGCAGGAAGGCGCGGGCGTAGATGCCGGGGGAGGCGTGCCCCTGGAAGAAGATCTGGTCGCCGCCGTCGCCCTCGTCCTTGCCGCGGAAGAAGTGGTTGAAGCCGACGTCGTACAGCGAGGCGGAGGAGGCGAAGGTCGCGATGTGGCCGCCGACGCCGATCCCGGGACGCTGGGCGCGCGAGACCATCACGGCCGCGTTCCACCGGGTGGCGTTGAGGACCTTGCGCTCGATCTCCTCGTTGCCGGGGAAGAACGGCTCGTCCTTGGTCGCGATGGTGTTCACGTAGTCCGTGCTGCGCATCTCGGGCACCGCGACGCGCTTCTCACGGGCCCGCTCGATCAGCCTCAGCATGAGGTAGCGGGCCCGCTCCCGGCCCCGCTCGTCGACGGCGGCGTCCAGGGAGTCGAGCCATTCCTGGGTCTCTTCGGGATCGAAATCCGGGACCTGGCTGGGAAGGCCGCCAATGATGATCGGGTTGCGATCGGATGCGGAAGCCACGCTGTTCCTTCGCTGGTCGGTGGGGCCCACGGGGAGGGCCCGCGGAGGCCGGGATGACCATCGTGTACCCCGCCTACGGCAAACGTCATCTTTACCGTGGGGTAACCCTCCCGAGGTGCCGTGTTCGGTCAAATCGCAACCTTACGCCCATCCCGCGCATGCGTTTCGTCAGCACGTTCGGCAGACTGAAGCCGCAGAGTCCCGCAATGCGGGGCGAAGAGTGCACGCCTCGTCACGGAGCGCGACGGGCGCTCGCCGGAAGTTGCGGCGAGACGGCCCCAAACGTCACCGTTTCGGCGGTCTCCACGGCCGGGTACTTGCGCGATCCGCCCCGGCCCGTGTGGACTACGGCCAGCGCCGCGCGTACGCGCGCGGCCGAAGCATTTTTCCAAACGATCAGGAGGCAAGCCGTGAGCGCGACCGCGGACCACGCGGAGGAGCGGACCAACCCGGCAGCGAGGCTGGGGTTCGAGCCCGGACAGGTGGTCCAGGAGATCGGCTACGACGACGACGTCGACCACGATCTCCGTGAAGGCATCGAGTCCCTCATCAACCAGGAGCTCGTCGACGAGGACTACGACGACGTCGCGGACGTCGTCGTGCTGTGGTTCCGCGACGAGGACGGTGACCTCACCGACGCCCTGGTGGATGCCATCGGTCTTCTGGAGGACGGCGGCAACATCTGGCTGCTGACCCCGAAGACCGGCCGCGACGGCTACATCGAGCCGAGCGACATCAACGATGCCGCGCAGACCGCCGGTCTCTCCCAGACCAAGAGCATCAGCGTCGCCAAGGACTGGACGGGCACCCGCCTGGCCGCCCCCAAGCGCTGATCCCCACGCTGCAACGAGCCCCCGCCGGTCACGACCGGCGGGGGCTCTGCGCGTACCCGTCGCCCATTAGGGTGGGTTTCACCGGATCGGCCCAAGGGCTGGGCCGCCGGGCGAAGGGATGCGTACGCGATGGCGATCGAGATCGGCGCCCAGGCCCCGGACTTCGAGCTGAAGGACAACCACGGGCGCACCGTGCGGCTCTCCGACTTCTCCGGGGACTCCGAGGACGGCCGCAACGTGGTGCTGTTCTTCTACCCCTTCGCCTTCACCGGCGTGTGCACCGGCGAGCTGCGCGAGCTCCGCGACCACCTGGACACCTTCGTCAACGAGGACACCCAGCTGCTGGCCGTCTCCGCCGACTCGATCCACACCCTGCGCGTCTTCGGCGAGCAGGAGGGGCTGGAGTTCCCGCTGCTCTCCGACTTCTGGCCGCACGGCGCGGCCTCCCGCGCCTACGGCGTGTTCGACGAGGACAAGGGCTGCGCGGTGCGCGGCACCTTCGTCATCGACCGGGCCGGCACGGTCCGCTGGTCGGTCGTCAACGGGCTGCCGGACGCCCGTGACCTGGACGACTACGTGAAGGCGCTCGCGGCCCTCTGAGAGCCCCGGGCGGCCGCTCCGGGACTCCGGCCGGGGGCTCCCCGGCCAACACTCGGGCGAAACGTCTGTTTCGACTGGGAACCCGTCACTAGGATCCAGACGTTGATCCGATGCCAACGCACGACTGGGGGCGCTGCCCCTGGAAACCAATGGAGGGACTCGTGGGAGTCAGCCTCAGCAAGGGCGGCAACGTCTCGCTGACCAAGGAGGCCCCTGGCCTGACCGCCGTCACCGTCGGTCTGGGCTGGGACGTCCGCACCACCACCGGTACGGACTTCGACCTCGACGCCAGCGCCATCCTGGTGAACGCGGAGGGCAAGGTCCGCAACGACCAGGACTTCGTGTTCTTCAACAACCTGAAGAGCGCCGACGGCTCCGTCGAGCACACCGGTGACAACCTCACCGGCGAGGGCGAGGGTGACGACGAGCAGGTCAAGGTCAACCTGGCCGGGGTCCCCGCCGATGTCGCCAAGATCGTCTTCCCGGTCTCGATCTACGACGCGGACAACCGCCAGCAGTCCTTCGGCCAGGTCCGCAACGCGTTTATCCGCGTCGTGAACCAGGCCGGCGGCGCCGAGATCGCGCGGTACGACCTGTCCGAGGACGCCTCGACCGAGACCGCCATGGTCTTCGGCGAGCTGTACCGCAACGGCGAGGAGTGGAAGTTCCGCGCCGTCGGCCAGGGCTACGCCTCGGGCCTGCGCGGCATCGCGCAGGACTTCGGCGTCAACGTCTGACCGACGCCACCGCATCCCGTCCGGCGCCGCACCCTCCGTGCGGCGCCGGACGTGCCTCATCAGCAGTCATCACCGGGGAGGAACCACCGTCATGGGCGTCACGCTCGCCAAGGGAGGCAATGTCTCCCTCTCGAAGGCCGCACCCAATCTCACCCAGGTGCTGGTGGGGCTCGGCTGGGACGCGCGCTCCACCACCGGAGCCCCCTTCGACCTCGACGCCAGCGCACTGCTGTGCCGGTCGGGCCGGGTGCTCGGTGACGAGTACTTCGTCTTCTACAACAACCTCCGGAGCCCCGAGGGCTCCGTCGAACACACCGGTGACAACCTCACCGGAGAGGGTGACGGCGACGACGAGTCGCTCATCGTGGACCTGACCCGGGTGCCGGCCCACTGCGACAAGATCATCTTCCCGGTCTCGATCCACGAGGCCGACAACCGCGGCCAGTCGTTCGGCCAGGTGGCGAACGCCTTCATCCGGGTCGTGAACCGGACGGACGGCCAGGAACTCGCCCGCTACGACCTCTCCGAGGACGCCTCCACGGAGACGGCGATGATCTTCGGCGAGCTCTACCGCTACAACGGCGAATGGAAGTTCCGAGCGGTCGGACAGGGGTACGCGTCCGGCCTGCGGGGCATCGCTCTAGACTTCGGGGTCAACGTTTCGTAAAGCCGCGTAATAACACGATGGGGTAGACAGTGGTTCTGAAAACCTTCGGCTGGTCGTTCGCGATCACTGTGCTCGGCCTGGCCGCGGCCGTGGTCTACGGGGGGTGGGAGGCGTTCGGGGTCGTCGCGATCCTCTGCGTCCTGGAGATCTCGCTCTCCTTCGACAACGCGGTGGTCAACGCCGGAATCCTGAAGAAGATGAACGCCTTCTGGCAGAAGATCTTCCTCACGATCGGTGTCCTCATCGCCGTCTTCGGCATGCGGCTCGTCTTCCCCGTGGTGATCGTCGCGGTCAGCGCCAAGATCGGCCCCATCGAGGCCGTCAACCTCGCGCTGAACGACGCCGACAGGTACCAGGAACTGGTCACCGACGCACACCCGTCGATCGCCGCCTTCGGTGGCATGTTCCTGCTGATGATCTTCCTGGACTTCATCTTCGAGGACCGTGACATCCAGTGGCTGCGCTGGATCGAGCGCCCGCTGGCCAAGCTGGGCAAGGTCGACATGCTGTCGGTCTGCATCGCCCTGATCATCCTGCTGATCACCGCGATGACCTTCGCGACCCAGGCCCACCAGCACGGCGGCGCCCACGTCGACAAGGCCCAGACCGTGCTGATCTCCGGCATCGCCGGCCTCATCACGTACCTCGTCGTCGGCGGTCTCTCCGGCTACTTCGAGAACAAGCTGGAGGAGGAAGAGGAGCGCGAGCACGAGGCCGAGGAAGCGGCCAAGCGCAGCGGCAAGAAGGTTTCCGCGGTCCAGCTGGCCGGCAAGGCCGCCTTCTTCATGTTCCTCTACCTGGAGGTCCTCGACGCCTCCTTCTCCTTCGACGGTGTCATCGGCGCCTTCGCCATCACCAACGACATCGTCCTGATGGCCCTCGGCCTCGGCGTCGGCGCCATGTACGTCCGTTCGCTCACGGTCTACCTGGTCCGCGAGGGCACCCTCGACGACTACGTCTACCTGGAGCACGGCGCCCACTACGCCATCGGCGCCCTGGCCGTGGTCCTCATGGTCACCATCCAGTACGAGATCCCCGAGATCGTCACCGGCGGCATCGGCGTCGCCCTCATCGGCCTCTCCTTCTGGTCCTCCGTCCGGCGCAACAAGGCGCTCGCGGCGGCCGGCGGGGAATCCGACTCCTCGGACGACAAGACCGGGGTGCCGTCCGGGGTGTGACACCCCCGACAATGAGGAACGCTTCCTGCGGGGCGGCCGGTGCACCCGGCCGCCCCGCGGCGCGTGACCGGGGTGGGCGACGAGTGGGGGTGGGGGCGCATGGCCTTCTGGGACAACCTGTTTCCCGGCAGGGGGGACGACTTCGACTTCGGCAGCGCCGCCAACTCCATCGACCTGACCAGACGCCGTCCCACGGTCTCCCTCACCAAGCAGGGCGCCGCCACCGGCAACCTCCGGGTCAACCTCTCCTGGCGCATGCGCACCTCCGACATCGAGGGCCGCCGCCGCCAGACCGGCGGCCTGCTGCGCCACCCGACGCGGCTGTTCAAGCCCGAGGAGGTCCAGGCCCACACCCAGGGCGTCGTCAACGTCGACCTGGACCTCGGCTGCCTCTACGAGCTGGCCGACGGCAGCAAGGGCGTGGTGCAGCCGCTCGGCGGCTTCCTCGGGCACACCAACGAGCCGCCGTACGTGAAGCTCAGCGGCGACGACCGCTTCGGGGCGCCCTCCGGCGAGACGATCTTCGTCAACCTGGACCACAAGGACGAGATCAAGCGCCTGCTCTTCTTCGTCTACATCTACGACCAGACGCCGGCCTTCGACCGCACCCACGCCAAGGTCACGCTCTACCCGAGCAACGGCCCGCGGATCGAGATCGAGCTGGACGAGCACGCCCCGCAGGCCCGCTCCTGCGCCGTCTTCAGCGTGGAGAACGTCAAGGGCGAGCTGACCGTCCGCCGCGAGGTGCGCTTCGTCTACGGCTTCCAGGCCGAGCTGGACCGGCTGTACGGCTGGGGCCTGCAGTGGGGCCGCGGCTACAAGACCAAGACCTGACGCCCGCCGGGCCGGACCCGTGCGCCCGGCCCGCCCGCCGGGGCCCCGGGGTCACCGGACGAACTGCGGCCCCATCGGAGGCATCCGGAACTCGCGGACCGGCTGCGGATACCCGTACCCGGGCGCCGCGGCTGGAGCCGTCGCAGGAAGCGGGGGAGCGGCCGGCTGCGGCGGCACGGACGGGACCGGCGGCGGGGTCACCGGGCCCACCGGGGCCGGGCCCTCACCGACCGGCTGCACCATCGTCGCGTCGGGATCGTGCCCCGGCGCCGCGGCGTCCCGGGGTCCGCCGTCCTCCACCGCGGAGCCGACCGAGCCCGAGGAGTCGGCGGAGTCGGCGGATTCGTCCACGGACACCCCGAAGTCCGTCGCGAGGCCCACCAGGCCGGTCGGATAGCCCTGACCCACCGCCCGGAACTTCCAGCCCTCCCCGCGCCGGTACAGCTCGCCGCAGATGATCGCGGTCTCCTCGCCGGTCTCCGCCGACACGTCGAAGACCGCGAGCGGGTCACGGTCGCCCGAGCCCGGCGCCGCGTCGTACAGCAGGATCCGCAGGTCGGAGACCGAACGGAAGGTGTCACCGTCCGATGAGGCCGCGAGGACCACCCGGTCGACCGAGGCGTCGAGCGCCCCCAGGTCGGCCTCCACGACGTCCGTGAGGCCCTCCGGCTCCCGCTTCTTGTGGGGCAGCCTGCGGACCAGCCCCGAGGGATGCCGGAGCTGGTTGTAGAAGACGAAGTCCTCGTCCGACCGCACGCGGCCGCCCGCACCGAGGAGCAGGGCCGAGGCGTCCACGTCGGGCACCCCGGGGCCCGGAGTCCAGCGGAGCACGGCCCGTACGGCCGCGGTGTCGAGAGGGACGTTGGAGCCCTTCAGCATCGCGTGCGTCATGCCCGTCATCATTCCTGCCCGGCCGCCTTCCGGACAACGCGGGGGGCCGGATGCGGACGAGTTACCTGAACTTCACGCACGTGGGGAACTACGGACACCCACATCTACGTACTATTACCGGCCACATCTCATCAGGGCCTCCCGGGCCAGTCGGGGGAGATACATGCGTCATTTCGGGCACATCCCGGCCGCATCGCGGACCAGGCTGTTCCACCAGGAGCCGGCCGCCTTCACGGCCGACTCTCCCGCGCGCACGCTCGCCGTGGCCCTGGGCGCCACGCTCTACAGCCCGGCCACCCGGCCGCGGCTCGCCGACGACGTGCGCAAACAGGCCGCGCGGGGAGTCGCCTCCATGGTGCTCTGCCTGGAGGACTCCATCAGCGACGCCGAGGTGGAGGCCGGCGAGGCCAACCTCGTCCACCAGTTCGCCGAGCTCGCCGCCGGCAGCGGGCCGGACGGCGCCGATGTGCCCCTGCTCTTCATCCGGGTCCGCGAGCCCCGGCAGATCACCGACCTCGTCGAGCGCCTCGGCGAAACGGTCCGGCTGCTGTCCGGATTCGTACTCCCCAAATTCACCGAGACCCGCGGCCGCGCCTTCCTCGAAGCGCTCGCGGTCGCCGAGCGGGACTGCGGCCGCCGGCTCTTCGCCATGCCCGTCCTGGAGTCCCCCGAGCTGCTCCACCTGGAGACCCGGGCCGAGACCCTGGCCGGCATCGCCTCGATCACCGGCAAGCACCGCGACCGCGTCCTCGCGCTGCGCCTCGGCGTCACCGACTTCTGCTCGAACTACGGCCTGCGCCGCTCGCCCGACATGACCGCGTACGACGTCAAACTCGTCGCGAACGTCATCGCCGACGTCGTCAACGTCCTCGGCCGCTCCGACGGCACCGGCTTCACCATCACCGGACCCGTCTGGGAGTACTTCCGGCCCGGCGAGCGCATGTTCAAGCCCCAGCTGCGCCGCAGCCCCTTCCTGGAGGGCCGCGCCGAGGACCTGCGGACCGCGCTCATCGAGCACGACCTCGACGGGCTGCTGCGCGAGATCGAGCTCGACCGCGCCAACGGCCTGCTCGGCAAGACCTGCATCCACCCCACCCACGTCCTGCCGGTGCACGCACTCTCCGTGGTCAGCCACGAGGAGTTCAGCGACGCCCAGGACATCCTGCGGCCGGAACGCGGCGGCGGCGGGGTGCTCCGCTCCGCGTACACGAACAAGATGAACGAGGTGAAGCCGCACCGCGCGTGGGCCGAACGGACCCTGCTGCGCGCCGAGGTCTTCGGCGTCGCGCGCGAGGACGTCGGCTTCGTGGAGCTGCTCACCGCCGGCCTGGCCGGCTGACGGAAGGCTGAAGAACTCCGATGGATCCGATGGAAACGGTGTGGTCGGGAACCTGGGTCGCGGAGCGACTGGGCGTCGGCCTCACCGGTGACGAGGAGCTGCCGGGGCTGCTGGGCCTCGCCCTGCGCCGCAACCCCAAGCGCGCGCACCTGCTGGTCTCCAACGTGCTCGGCAAGCACGTGCCGCAGCGCCCCTCGGTCGTCCGGGACGCCGGCTACGACCTGGGCGTACGGGTACGGCGGCTGCTCGGCGACGAGGAGGCGGCGCGGGCCGTCGTCCTCGGGTACGCCGAGACCGCCACCGGCCTCGGCCACAGTGTCGCCGACGGCCTCGCGCTCGCCCCGTACCTCCACTCCACCCGCCGCCCGGTCGACGGCGTCGCCACCGCCGGCGGCTTCGAGGAGTCCCACTCCCACGCCACCTCCCACCTGCTGCTCCCCGAGGACCCCAAGCTGCTCGCCGGCTTCGGCCCGCTGGTCCTGGTCGACGACGAGTTCTCCACCGGCAACACGGTCCTCAACACCATCCGTGACCTGCACGAACGCCACCCGCGCGACCGCTATGTGGTGGTCGCGCTCGTCGACATGCGCACCCCCGCCGACCGGGCCAGGCTCACCGACTTCGCCGAGGCCCTCGGCGCCCGCGTCGACCTGATCACCCTCGCGGCCGGCACCGTGGACCTCCCGGACGGCGTCCTCGCCAAGGGGCAGGAGCTGGTGGCCCGCCACGAGGCCGCGACCCCCGCCGCCCCCGTACCCACGCCCCGCGCCCGGCGCGGTGGGGCCGGGATACGCCGGGTCGCGCTCGACTGGCCGTCCGGCGTGCCCGACGGCGGCCGGCACGGCTTCACGCCCGAGCACCGGGAGCGCCTGGAGGAGGCCCTGCCGGGCATGGCGGCCCGGATCGCGGAGGCGCTGGAGGAGGATCCGGAGGCCCTGGAGGATCCGGAGGCCCTGGAGGTCCCGGGGGGCCTGGAGGCTCTGGAGAGCCTGGGAGCCCTGGAGGGGCTCGGGGTCCTGGGGGCCTCGGGGGCCTTGGAGACACTGGAGGTCCCGGTGGACCCGGAGCAGTCCCCTGGCGCCCCGCAGGCCCCGGCCGCCCCCGTCGTCCCGGCCCCGTCGTCCCGGGTCCCCCGCGTGCTCGTCCTCGGCTTCGAGGAGCTCATGTACGCGCCGCTGCGCCTGGCCGGCGAGCTGGAGCGGACCGGCGGCGCCGAGGTCCGCTACTCCACCACCACCCGCTCGCCCGTCCTCGCCGTCGACGACCCCGGCTACGCCATAAGGACCCGGCTGGTCTTCCCCGCGCACGACGAGCCCGCCGACGGCCCCGGCGAGCGGTACGCGTACAACGTGGCCGGCGGCGGCTTCGACGCGGTCGTCGCCGTCGTCGACTCGGTCGCCGACACCCCCGAGCTGCACGCGCCGGACGGGCTGCTCGCCCAGCTCGCGGCGCACATACCCAGGGTCGTGCTGGCCGTCGTCCCCTCGTACACCCCCCAGGTCACCGAAGCTCCCGAAAGGAGCTCCATGCTGCCCGAGCCCCTCCGCGGCCCCGCCTTCTCCTCGTACGCGCCCGAGGAGGTCGGCTGGCTGCTCCAGGACCTCTCGGACGTGGAACTGGAGGCCCCGACCGAGGAACGCGAGGAGGCCATCCAGAGCGGCGGCGCGCACTACGCCGAGTCGCTCCCGGTCGAGTACCAGCCCAGCGAGCGCTACCAGGAGCTGTTCCAGGCCGCCCTGGACGGCTCCGCCGCCCGGATCGCCCGTGCCGTCGGCACCGTCACCGAGACCGTCCTCGCCGAGCGCGGCAAGCAGCCCGTGCTGGTCTCCCTCGCCCGCGCCGGCACCCCCGTGGGCGTCCTGATGCGCCGCTGGGCGCAGCACCGGCACGGCCTGGAGCTCGCGCACTACGCCGTCTCCATCGTGCGCGGCCGCGGCATCGACGCCAACGCGCTGCGCTGGCTCGCCGCCCACCACGACCCGGCCGACGTCGTGTTCGTCGACGGCTGGACCGGAAAGGGCGCCATCACCCGCGAGCTCGCCGAGGCCCTCAAGGAGTTCGACGGCTTCGACCCGGAGGTCGCGGTCCTCGCCGACCCCGGCTCCTGCGTCCGCACCTACGGCACCCGCGAGGACTTCCTCATCCCCTCCGCCTGCCTCAACTCCACCGTCTCCGGCCTGATCTCGCGCACCGTCCTGCGCTCCGACCTGGTCGGCCCGCACGACTTCCACGGCGCCAAGTTCTACCGGGAACTGACCGGCGCCGACGTCTCCGTCGCCTTCCTCGACGCCGTGGCCGCCCGCTTCGACGAGGTCGCCGCCGAGGTCGACGAGGACGTCACCCGCCTCCTCACCGCCGACCGCACCCCCACCTGGGAGGGCTGGAGCGCCGTCGAGCGGATCAGCGAGGAGTACGGCATCCACGACGTCAACCTGGTCAAGCCGGGCGTCGGCGAGACCACCCGGGTGCTGCTGCGCCGGGTCCCCTGGAAGATCCTGGCCAAGCGGGGCGCGGGCGCCGACCTGGCGCACGTACGGCTGCTCGCCGAACAGCGGGGCGTCCCCGTAGAGGAGGTCGACGACCTGCCGTACAGCTGCGTCGGACTGATCCACCCCCGGTTCACGCGCGGGGCGACCGGCGCCGACGGCACGGCGGTGGTGTCCCGATGAACGCCGCGTACAAGGACGCCGAGGGCACCGGATCCGGCACCGCTGCCCCGAGCCC
The DNA window shown above is from Streptomyces showdoensis and carries:
- a CDS encoding DUF3052 domain-containing protein, yielding MSATADHAEERTNPAARLGFEPGQVVQEIGYDDDVDHDLREGIESLINQELVDEDYDDVADVVVLWFRDEDGDLTDALVDAIGLLEDGGNIWLLTPKTGRDGYIEPSDINDAAQTAGLSQTKSISVAKDWTGTRLAAPKR
- a CDS encoding peroxiredoxin, which codes for MAIEIGAQAPDFELKDNHGRTVRLSDFSGDSEDGRNVVLFFYPFAFTGVCTGELRELRDHLDTFVNEDTQLLAVSADSIHTLRVFGEQEGLEFPLLSDFWPHGAASRAYGVFDEDKGCAVRGTFVIDRAGTVRWSVVNGLPDARDLDDYVKALAAL
- a CDS encoding TerD family protein, which produces MGVSLSKGGNVSLTKEAPGLTAVTVGLGWDVRTTTGTDFDLDASAILVNAEGKVRNDQDFVFFNNLKSADGSVEHTGDNLTGEGEGDDEQVKVNLAGVPADVAKIVFPVSIYDADNRQQSFGQVRNAFIRVVNQAGGAEIARYDLSEDASTETAMVFGELYRNGEEWKFRAVGQGYASGLRGIAQDFGVNV
- a CDS encoding TerD family protein, which encodes MGVTLAKGGNVSLSKAAPNLTQVLVGLGWDARSTTGAPFDLDASALLCRSGRVLGDEYFVFYNNLRSPEGSVEHTGDNLTGEGDGDDESLIVDLTRVPAHCDKIIFPVSIHEADNRGQSFGQVANAFIRVVNRTDGQELARYDLSEDASTETAMIFGELYRYNGEWKFRAVGQGYASGLRGIALDFGVNVS
- a CDS encoding DUF475 domain-containing protein is translated as MVLKTFGWSFAITVLGLAAAVVYGGWEAFGVVAILCVLEISLSFDNAVVNAGILKKMNAFWQKIFLTIGVLIAVFGMRLVFPVVIVAVSAKIGPIEAVNLALNDADRYQELVTDAHPSIAAFGGMFLLMIFLDFIFEDRDIQWLRWIERPLAKLGKVDMLSVCIALIILLITAMTFATQAHQHGGAHVDKAQTVLISGIAGLITYLVVGGLSGYFENKLEEEEEREHEAEEAAKRSGKKVSAVQLAGKAAFFMFLYLEVLDASFSFDGVIGAFAITNDIVLMALGLGVGAMYVRSLTVYLVREGTLDDYVYLEHGAHYAIGALAVVLMVTIQYEIPEIVTGGIGVALIGLSFWSSVRRNKALAAAGGESDSSDDKTGVPSGV
- a CDS encoding TerD family protein translates to MAFWDNLFPGRGDDFDFGSAANSIDLTRRRPTVSLTKQGAATGNLRVNLSWRMRTSDIEGRRRQTGGLLRHPTRLFKPEEVQAHTQGVVNVDLDLGCLYELADGSKGVVQPLGGFLGHTNEPPYVKLSGDDRFGAPSGETIFVNLDHKDEIKRLLFFVYIYDQTPAFDRTHAKVTLYPSNGPRIEIELDEHAPQARSCAVFSVENVKGELTVRREVRFVYGFQAELDRLYGWGLQWGRGYKTKT
- a CDS encoding TerD family protein, with amino-acid sequence MTGMTHAMLKGSNVPLDTAAVRAVLRWTPGPGVPDVDASALLLGAGGRVRSDEDFVFYNQLRHPSGLVRRLPHKKREPEGLTDVVEADLGALDASVDRVVLAASSDGDTFRSVSDLRILLYDAAPGSGDRDPLAVFDVSAETGEETAIICGELYRRGEGWKFRAVGQGYPTGLVGLATDFGVSVDESADSADSSGSVGSAVEDGGPRDAAAPGHDPDATMVQPVGEGPAPVGPVTPPPVPSVPPQPAAPPLPATAPAAAPGYGYPQPVREFRMPPMGPQFVR
- a CDS encoding HpcH/HpaI aldolase/citrate lyase family protein, coding for MRHFGHIPAASRTRLFHQEPAAFTADSPARTLAVALGATLYSPATRPRLADDVRKQAARGVASMVLCLEDSISDAEVEAGEANLVHQFAELAAGSGPDGADVPLLFIRVREPRQITDLVERLGETVRLLSGFVLPKFTETRGRAFLEALAVAERDCGRRLFAMPVLESPELLHLETRAETLAGIASITGKHRDRVLALRLGVTDFCSNYGLRRSPDMTAYDVKLVANVIADVVNVLGRSDGTGFTITGPVWEYFRPGERMFKPQLRRSPFLEGRAEDLRTALIEHDLDGLLREIELDRANGLLGKTCIHPTHVLPVHALSVVSHEEFSDAQDILRPERGGGGVLRSAYTNKMNEVKPHRAWAERTLLRAEVFGVAREDVGFVELLTAGLAG
- a CDS encoding phosphoribosyltransferase; the encoded protein is METVWSGTWVAERLGVGLTGDEELPGLLGLALRRNPKRAHLLVSNVLGKHVPQRPSVVRDAGYDLGVRVRRLLGDEEAARAVVLGYAETATGLGHSVADGLALAPYLHSTRRPVDGVATAGGFEESHSHATSHLLLPEDPKLLAGFGPLVLVDDEFSTGNTVLNTIRDLHERHPRDRYVVVALVDMRTPADRARLTDFAEALGARVDLITLAAGTVDLPDGVLAKGQELVARHEAATPAAPVPTPRARRGGAGIRRVALDWPSGVPDGGRHGFTPEHRERLEEALPGMAARIAEALEEDPEALEDPEALEVPGGLEALESLGALEGLGVLGASGALETLEVPVDPEQSPGAPQAPAAPVVPAPSSRVPRVLVLGFEELMYAPLRLAGELERTGGAEVRYSTTTRSPVLAVDDPGYAIRTRLVFPAHDEPADGPGERYAYNVAGGGFDAVVAVVDSVADTPELHAPDGLLAQLAAHIPRVVLAVVPSYTPQVTEAPERSSMLPEPLRGPAFSSYAPEEVGWLLQDLSDVELEAPTEEREEAIQSGGAHYAESLPVEYQPSERYQELFQAALDGSAARIARAVGTVTETVLAERGKQPVLVSLARAGTPVGVLMRRWAQHRHGLELAHYAVSIVRGRGIDANALRWLAAHHDPADVVFVDGWTGKGAITRELAEALKEFDGFDPEVAVLADPGSCVRTYGTREDFLIPSACLNSTVSGLISRTVLRSDLVGPHDFHGAKFYRELTGADVSVAFLDAVAARFDEVAAEVDEDVTRLLTADRTPTWEGWSAVERISEEYGIHDVNLVKPGVGETTRVLLRRVPWKILAKRGAGADLAHVRLLAEQRGVPVEEVDDLPYSCVGLIHPRFTRGATGADGTAVVSR